Below is a window of Streptomyces qaidamensis DNA.
ACCTCCTCGACGAACCCAAGGCCACGGCCAAGAAGGTCAAGAGCGCCGTCACCGACACCGACACGGTGATCCGCTACGACGCCGGGGACAAGCCGGGCGTCAGCAACCTCCTCACGATCTACTCGACCCTCACCGGCGAGAGCATCGGCGAGCTGGAGGAGAAGTACACCGGCAAGATGTACGGCGCGCTCAAGACGGACCTCGCCGAGATCATGGTCGACTTCGTGACGCCGTTCCGGGAGCGCACCCAGCAGTACCTGGACGACCCCGAGACGCTCGACTCGATCCTGGCCAAGGGCGCCGAGAAGGCCCGCGCGGTCGCCGCGGAGACCCTCGCGCAGGCGTACGACAAGGTCGGCTTCCTGCCCGCCAAGCACTGAACCCGCCCCAGCGCACAGCCGTACCACCGAACAGCGCTGTACATCACTCCGGTTGCGCCTGCCCGTAACCCGGTCGTGGCCGTACAGTCGATAACCGGGTGGTCGTATCAGCGGCCACACTGACACGACAGGAGACGACGTGGGGACCGTAACGATCGGTGTCTCGATCGCGGTCCCGGAGCCTCACGGCAGCGAGCTCCAGCAGCTGCGCGCGGGCTTCGGCGACGCCGCCGCTCACGGCATCCCCACACACGTCACCCTGCTGCCGCCGACAGAGATCGACGAGGCCTCCCTGCCGGCCGTCGAGGCGCATCTGGCCGAGGTCGCCGCCGCCGGCCGCGCCTTCCCCATGCGGCTGTCCGGCACCGGCACCTTCCGGCCCCTGTCGCCGGTGGTCTTCGTCCAGGTCGTCGCGGGCGCGGAGGCCTGCACGCTGCTCCAGCAGCAGGTCCGCGACCCCGCCGGGCCGGTCAACCGCGAACTGCAGTTCCCCTACCACCCGCACGTCACCGTGGCGCACGGCATCGACGACGCGGCCATGGACCGCGCCTTCGAGGAACTCGCCGGCTACGAGGCCGAGTGGCCCTGCACCGGCTTCGCCCTCTACGAACAGGGCGCCGACGGCGTCTGGCGCAAGCTCCGCGAGTTCCCCTTCGGCGGCTCGGTGGTCCCCCCGCAGGCCGGGCGGGTGGAGCGCGGCTCCGTCCCCATCCGCTGACCCGCCCGCGGGGTCAGACCGGCAGCCGCCGGAACACCCCGCGCGGCAGGTGCCGCAGCGCCGCCATCACCACGCGCAGCGTCCCCGGCACCCACACCGTCTCCGAGCGGCGCCGCAGCCCCAGCTCCACGGCCGACGCGACCGCCTCGGGCGTGGTGGCGAGCGGCGCCTCGGGCAGACCGGCGGTCATCCGCGTCCGGACGAAGCCGGGGCGTACGACCATGACGTGCACGCCCGTGCCGTGCAGCGCGTCGCCCAGGCCCTGCGCGAAGGCGTCGAGGCCGGCCTTGCTGGAGCCGTAGATGAAGTTCGCGCGGCGGGCCCGCTCGCCCGCGACGGAGGACATCACGACGAGCGAGCCGTGCCCCTGGGACTGGAGCGAGCGGGCGCACACCAGCCCTGCCGAGACCGCGCCGGTGTAGTTGGTCTGCGCGACCCGCACCGCCGCCTCCGGCTCCCGCTCGTCGCGGGCCTGGTCGCCGAGCAGCCCGAAGGCGAGCAGCACCATGTCGACGTCGCCCTCGGCGAAGACCTTGCCGAGCACGGCCTCGTGGGAGCCGGGGTCGAGCGCGTCGAAGGCGACGGTGTGCACGTCGGCGCCGAGCCCGCGCAGCTGCCCCGCTGCCTCTT
It encodes the following:
- a CDS encoding 2'-5' RNA ligase family protein, with translation MGTVTIGVSIAVPEPHGSELQQLRAGFGDAAAHGIPTHVTLLPPTEIDEASLPAVEAHLAEVAAAGRAFPMRLSGTGTFRPLSPVVFVQVVAGAEACTLLQQQVRDPAGPVNRELQFPYHPHVTVAHGIDDAAMDRAFEELAGYEAEWPCTGFALYEQGADGVWRKLREFPFGGSVVPPQAGRVERGSVPIR
- a CDS encoding decaprenylphospho-beta-D-erythro-pentofuranosid-2-ulose 2-reductase — encoded protein: MKDAFGLPQSLLVLGGTSEIALATARRLIARRTRTVWLAGRPSPALEEAAGQLRGLGADVHTVAFDALDPGSHEAVLGKVFAEGDVDMVLLAFGLLGDQARDEREPEAAVRVAQTNYTGAVSAGLVCARSLQSQGHGSLVVMSSVAGERARRANFIYGSSKAGLDAFAQGLGDALHGTGVHVMVVRPGFVRTRMTAGLPEAPLATTPEAVASAVELGLRRRSETVWVPGTLRVVMAALRHLPRGVFRRLPV